The DNA window TAGACCGGTGGGTTGACTACGCCACCGAAGACTTCCGGATCAAACGGACCATGACAAAGATATGTTTCTGCTGACACCTGGTGATCAAAATTGTGATTCGACATTTTTCCCTTCCTCTTCTTACTACACTTACTGACTCATTTATTTCTGCCCTTTTCCAGGATGGATTAAGAGGGCAACTCATTCAGGGAACGTTTCAACCTTAGCACTGCTTCTTTCAGATGCTCGTCCGATACGGTTACATATGACATCCTCAGCGTTGAGCGATCTGGCTGATTACAGTAAAAAAATTCCCCTGGTACATAGACGACACCCTGGCTCAATGTCTTGCTTAGCCATTCAGTGGTATTCATTTCGTATTTGAACTTCGCCCAAAGAAACATTCCACCTTTCGGCTTATGGAATGTCAGATGGTCACCTAATTCTTTTTCGAGCTGGTCACTCAAGGTCTGGCACTTTTGTTTATAGGACTCACGAATAATCTCAATTTGAGTCTCCAGGCGACCAGTCAGTAAATAGTGATACGTCAGCGATTGAGAGAGCGCGCTGGTATGTAAGTCTGTCGCTTGCTTAAGGTTAACTACAGCTTTTTTCAACCAGTCAGGTACAATTACCCATCCCACACGGGCACCTGGTGTGAGTATTTTTGAAAATGTCGATGTGTAAATAACATTTTCAGTATTATCCATTTCTTTCGCATAAGCCTTTAACGGCTTAAACATTTGCTCAGTGAAGTTAATTTCACCATAGGGGTCATCTTCGATAATAACAAAATTATATCGCTTAGATAACTCAACAAGTTGTTTACGTCTTTCCCCAGAAAGTGTTACACCACCAGGATTTCCGAATGTCGGCACGATATAAACAGCTTTAATAGTGGTTGTTTTTATTAATTGTTCCAGTTCATCGACAATCATTCCATCAGCATCTGTACCAACGGTGGCAAGATTGGCTTCTGCTAACTGGAATATTTGTAAGGCGGCAAGATATGTCGGTTTTTCAACCACAATCACATCACCAGGATTAATCAATGCACGAGCAAGAATATCAAGAGACTGCTGAGAACCTGAGGTCACGACAACATCATCAACATCGCAAACGATCATTCTCTTAAGCAAAAGATGGCAAATAAGTTGGCGTAACTCTGGATTACCCTCACTTAATCCATATTGAAAAGCATCCTTCCATGAATGCGTTAAAACATTATCCATGGCCATCTGTAATCCCTCACGTTCGAACAGTTCGGGATTGGGAATACCACCGCCTAATGAGATTACGCCTTCCATCTTACTGTGTTTTAATAATTCCCTGATTGCTGACGATTGCAGGTTTTGTACTTTTTTGGCAATTTTTATATCTGACATTTTCTACACCTTATTCACTTTATCTCAGTCTTAGTATCATACGTCAGACTTTTTGATAATTATTTTCTGCACTGTGTTGGTCAAACTGAAAAATTTGCGAATCATCATGAATTAAATTAATAATAATCCGCAATATAACTCATAATGCAGAAATCAAACAAAACATTGTTGCCTAAAGCACAAACCTGCCACTCACTAATTTTTTCGCAATAATAATTAAGAGAACAACATGACAAATGGCCCAATACACATCAGCATGCCAATCAAAATAACGTAATAGACTGATGCCCCACGCAAATCGACGAATTTATCATTTTTTAGGATAATCACGCCGGGTACGATACAGCTAATAAGACCATAGGTCACACCGCCAAACACAAATACTTTCAGAATCGGGAAGTTAGTTAATACAATCAACCACAACACCAGAACAACCATAAAGAAAGCAGTAACGGTATTGAATTTCTCGCTATTATTTTTTTGTTTAAAGACTTTCTCAGCGGCAACCTTTATTAGGCCTACGAAAGATTCATGCACTGCCAGATAGAGCGCCAGGAATGCCGTCACGATGGAGAATACGTTGAGGATCACACTCATGTATTTAACAGTGGCACCCGGTATTACTTTTGCCGCCAGAGCAAGTGCAGAAATGTTGTCCTGATAAGCGCGTAATGCATCTGCTTCACTTATAGACAATACGATAGACACAACAAATAGTAATACAGTTGCGACCAGAATCACATAGGCCACTTTGTGTACACGCAGTACTTTGTATTTCGCAACTTCTTTATCTTCTTCACGCTTTTTATAGGCGATGTTCATCGGGTTCAGGATCCCTACAAACATAATGGAGAAGATGGCAAAAGGCAGAGTCGGGAATGTACCAACAACCAGGTGACTGATGCTTGGTAATTCACCAATGTTGTTCAGGTCCCAGAATGGCACAACCACGAAACCAATAGCGACAATGATCACTAGTTTCACGGCAATCATACTGCCTGAAACTTTGAACAGCATCTTCTCGCCTTTGGAGGCAACCAATGACAGTCCTGCTATTAGCAAAAGTGACCACCACCAGTGTTCGGATAACGTCTGGGTCGTCAAACCGAATGTTTTCAGGTAAGAGGCACTGTCATTGGTAATGGCAAGTGCATATTCTACCATTGATTTCAGCATGGTGATGGAATAAAGCGCTCCAAGGAATACTCCCCAGCGACTACCGACATAACTCGTAATAATGCTGAGATAAGAATCGTGTTCATCACTCCGCGCCATGGTTTCAATGAACAACTTCTGCATGTAGAAAACCGCGGGGTAACCCAGGATAACTGCAAGGGCGAATACCCACACGCCTTTCAGACCAACCTGTAATGGGAAAAAGACAATTCCGGAGCCTATAGCGGCACCGATACACAGCACCACCCATCCCAGATCATACATGGTGAAGGGTATATTCTTTTTATTAATCACTTCGTTATTAATTCCTACACTCATAGGAGTCCCCACTCAACTATAAATAATCAACCCGGCCTGAACATGACAACAAAATATGCTCTTACACTTTGTCAAACTTGCATGGGAAAGTTTCACTAAAATTTATGCCGATATTTACAATCAAATAACCACGTCGTTATTAATGATTGAATAGAGAGAGCTTTACACACGGGAAAACCTATGGCGATTGAATATTAGAGAAAACAGTTTCCACTTTCATTCACATCTAATTATTTAAAAAATCATGATCGACCACTCAATTATTTATTTTTTGTTATCGCCAAATGTGATCTAAGCAATAGATTTTCATGTTTATACTTTTTGTAACCCGCATTTAAAAATGTGATCTACATCGCATTTTGTTATTTTATGTTAAGACAAGGCCTCAATGTCATTTTCCCAAGCATTCCAGGGCTGCTTTTCTTCAATCAGGAAATCGATAAAAGAACGTACTTTGGGGTTGCGAAACTTGCTGGGAAAGTAAAGTGCATAAAGACTGTGTGTGGGATAGGCATACTTCCCGTCAAGCTTTAGCGGCACCAGCTCACCGCTGGTTATATGCTTACTGAATAGATAAGAAGGTAGCCAGGCAATTCCCTGCCCTGAAAGCGCAGCCTTTAACAATATCAGACTGCTATTAGCCTGCACCGGTGTCTTCGCTTTTATTTCACGATGTGAATGCTGCAATGGCTTATCAGTGCGAAGTGTCGGCGTCAAGCCGGGGTATACCAAGCATTCATGACTGGTCAGCTCAACACGCTTTGTCGGTGTGCCCATCCGCTGCAGATAGGCAGGAGAGGCACAATACATCCAGCTAATTTTGGAGAGTTTTCGGGCTGCATAATTCTGCGGCGGCGTAGCGGTAATCCTCAATGCAATATCTACATTGTTTTCATTGAGATTAATAAGGTGGTCATCAAGGTCCAGAATGAGTTCTGCATCATGATTTTTTTTCCGATACTCTTCAAAAATATCAATCAAATGTGCATAACCAAATGCGACGGAACAGGTAATTTTCAATACTCCATGGGGGTGATTAAAATAGCCGCTGGTTGTATTAACAATATCATCAAATTCATTTAACAATTCACTTGCCCGTGAGACAAAATATTCACCAACGTCGGTCAACTGAAATGTCCGCGTGGTTCTTTGAATAAGTGAAACTCCTAGTTTCTCCTCCATGACAGCAAGACCTTTACTGACCGCAGAAGGGGTAAGATTAAGAAGTCTGGCCGCTTCAGAGACCCCTTTTCCTTCGCTTATTTTAACCAGCATTTCTATCTGTTTGATTGTAAGTGGTATTGTCATATCGTCTACTCTAAGGTGATGTGTATAAATTTTGGTAATTAAGATTTGAAGTGGCTCATTTGATAGCAGCAGTATGTGTTGAAAAAAAATCACAACCAAAGCAGATTTACTTTAATGCCTGGATAGTTTTTCTTTCATTAAAAAAGGCCTGTGCAAAAACATGCACAGGCCTGATCCAAATCATCACATCAATTTGCGTTAATCGCTTATGAGGGAGTGTTCGCTTTATAACGCAAAACATAAACCCATGGGCTTAGGCCCCTTTTATTTATTTTGGTGCCTATGCTTTCATGCCTGCAGCCGACATCAAAAAACGAAAAACCATTGAAACAACGCCCAATGCCAGGACACTGAGTGCCCATATCACAATCATCCACACAACGCCTTTCCAGAAGATAAACCGTCTCTTCTCTGCAAGTGGTTTCATCATGTTATCTCCTCAGTGGTACCCTTCTCCGGCACGGACTTTTCCTCTAAAGACGTAGTAGCTCCAGAAGGTGTACCCGAGGATAACTGGCAAGACAGGCAAGCTCCCCGCCAACATAAACGCCAGGCTGATTTCTGCAGAAGCGGCCTGATAAATCGTTACCGAAGGTGGAATGATGTTTGGCCATATACTGATACCTAGACCTGAAAATCCAAGAAAAATTAATAATAGTGTTAATAAGAAAGGGGTGTAGTGTGCATTTTTACGAATACCCTGTATAACGCCCCAAAAACTGATTAACACCAGTACTGGAACCGGCAAGAACCAGAACAGATTGGGTAGCGTAAGCCAGCGTTTAGCGATGGCTGGATGAGTTAACGGAGTCCATACGCTGATAATCCCTATAACCAACAACAGTGCGGTTAGCAGCGGCAGCGTTAAACGGAACATCTTTTTCTGCAATCGACCTTCCGTTTTCATGATTAGCCATGTTGACCCTAGCACGCCGTAAGCAATGACCAGACCTGCACCGCAAAACAGTGCAAAAGGTTCAAGCCAGATGAGAGGTGAACCGGCATATTCTCGTCCATTGACCGGCAACCCATTGATTAAGCTACCGACAACCACACCCTGCATAAAGGTCGCCAAAACGGAACCGGCAATAAACGCTTTATCCCAGTGCTGGCGGTGTGCAGGAGGGGCTTTAAAGCGAAATTCAAACGCTACACCACGGAAAATCAGCCCAATCAACATCAGCGTGAGTGGAGCCGCCAGTGCATCCGCGATGACCGCGTAGGCCAATGGAAACGCACCATAAAGACTGGCCCCTCCCATAACAAGCCAGGTTTCATTGCCATCCCAAACAGGAGCTACCGTGTTGATCATCAGATCGCGTTCCGACGCGTCTTTATTAAAGGGAAAGATAATCCCTATCCCTAAATCAAAACCGTCCATCACGATGTACATCAGGGTGGAGAAAATAATGATGCCGAACCAGACAAGCGAAAGGTCAATCATTCTGGCTCCCTCCCTCAGCATGATTCATGGCTGAAAGTGGACGTGCGGGCGTATTCATTTGACCGGGCCCCCCCTCCACTGCCTGATGCCCTTCTCCCTCCACGGGTCCCTGCTTAATCAACTGCATCATATAGAGGTACCCCACACCAAATACGGAACTGTAGACCACGATAAAGGCCAACAGGCTCAAACTCATGTGCAGATCACCATGCGCCGAGACCGCATCCCGGGTTCGTTGCACGCCATAAACAACCCACGGCTGACGACCAATTTCTGTTGTGAACCACCCCGCTAAAATGGCAATCAGCCCGGATGGTCCCATCAGCAATGCAAACCAGAGAAATGGTCGATAGTGATAAAGTCGCTTTTTATAGCGCAGCCACAGGCTGAAAAAACCCTGCGCAATCATGAACAGTCCCAGACCGACCATCAACCTGAAGGACCAGAACACAACAAGCGAGTTAGGCCTGTCCGCAGCGGGATAACTTTTAAGAGCAGGAACCTGTTTCGTCAGGCTATGGGTCAGAATAAGGCTGCCCAGATAAGGAATTTCAACCGCATATTTGGTGCGTTCCTGCGCCATATCCGGCACACCAAAGAGGATAAGCGGCGTAGCTTCACCCGGTCTGTTTTCCCAGTGCCCTTCAATGGCAGCAATTTTTGCTGGCTGATATTCGAGGGTGTTCAGGCCATGTCCATCCCCCAGAAAAGCTTGTATGGGTGGCACAATCAGCGCCATCCAGAGCGCCATGGAGAACATCTTGCGGATAGCCGGAGTATCGTTCCCTTTGAGCAAATGCCAGGCACCCGAGGCGCCCACAAAAAAAGCACTGGCGAGGAATGCGGCCGTGGTCATATGCACCAGTCGCCACGGGAAAGAAGGGTTAAGGACAATCTTTAGCCAGTCTTGAGGGACAACCACGCCGTTTTCAATAATGTACCCCTGCGGTGTATGCATCCAGCTGTTGGATGCCAGGATCCAGAAGGTGGAGATAAGCGTACCCAGCGCCACCATGCAGGTGGCAAAGAAGTGCAGCCCAGGCCCTACTTTGTTGCGGCCAAAGAGCATGACTCCAAGGAACCCCGCCTCCAGGAAAAAGGCCGTGAGAACTTCATAGGTCAACAGCGGGCCAGTAATGCTTCCGGCAAATTGTGAGAAACCACTCCAGTTAGTGCCAAATTGATAAGCCATCACCAACCCGGAGACCACGCCCATGCCAAAGTTCACGGCAAAGACTTTTGACCAAAAGTGATAAAGATCCTCATAAATGCCCTGGCGTGTTTTCAGCCACATGCCTTCAAGGACCACAAGATAGCTGGCAAGGCCAATAGTGATTGCCGGAAAAATAATATGGAACGACACCGTAAAGGCAAATTGAATTCGTGCAAGATGAAATGCATCTAAGCCAAACATATTCTCTCCTTATTATGGGCGAAATACTTACTCAGGACTGAGTTCCCGATGATTTCGCCCATAGCATCACCTGCAGATTTACCTGCTGGGATATCCGGATAATATAAATAACGAGGTGATATTAATTAAATATCCAGCGCAACCAGAAAACGAGAAACCATGTTATAAGCAGCAACAGTGGCTACGGCTTCTACCGTTTTAGTATCACCAATCCATGATTTTAATAACTCGATCAGGTCAGCATCCACGGTAACATTTTTTGTTGACTGGTAGGTAAGAGAGAGCAGTGCCAGCTCAATTTGGTTAAATAAGGTCTCATCAACAACGGCTTGTTTCAATGCCTGCGCTTTTGCTTCGTTGCCGCCTGCTTGCAGATATGCCGGGTAATGCACCCCCCATTCAAATTCTGCGTTGTTCAATACCGCAACACGCAACATGATGAGTTCACGATATTCAAGCTCAAGGCTGAAATTTGCGCGAACCCGGCGCAGAAGTTCGTTCCAGCCAGTAGCCAACGGGAAACTCTTAAGCAAAACCCTATCAATACCAATTAATTCCCCACCGGGCCGACGCGCTTGCATCGCTTCCAGCAACTCCGCAGGAACAGGATCATTATCCTGCCATGGCATAACACGTACATTACTCATAGAATCCTCGTGCAGATGAATTTTTATATTTCGTAATTAGAAGGCTTGTTTATTCTTAATCCAGAATATGCGAAATCAGGGTATCGAAATCGCTTTTAGATCTGACACCCGCAAACTCCATAACCACCTCTCCCCTGACAAACAACTTGAAGAAAGGAATAGAACGAATGCCATGTTGAGCCGCTAATTCTGGTTGCTCATCGACATTCACTTTAATAATTTTTAATTTCCCTTCATTCTCCTGTGCAATTTCGTCAATGACAGGGGAAACAGAACGGCATGGGCTACACCAGGGTGCCCAGAAATCAATTAAGACAGGAAGCTTTGCTTCCAGTACTTCACTCGAAAACTCTTCAACAGACAGCTCTTTAATTGCCATAATTCTTTTCCTTTATATTTTTTTGCAGGTGGTTCTATTGATTCACTGTGAGAACCATGCGGAATTTGGCCTCGCCCGAGCGCATTTTTCGCCAGGCCTGCTGCGCGTTTTCCAGTGGCAGAGTTTCAATCATGGCGCGCACATCGGTCAGCAGGCTGAAATCCAGGGCTTTCTCTAATTCAACAGGTGTCCCGGTAATGGCACCCTGTACAGAAATTTCCCTGCCTACCATAAAGCCCGGCATCAGTGACAAGTTGTCTTTTCCAACCCCCACCACCATCAATTTCCCTTGAGGGGCAAGTGCAGGTACAAGCGCAGATACGGCAGAACTATCGGTGATGGTCGACAAAATTACCTGCGCTCCCCCTAACCCTTTAATCACTTCTACCGCATCCTCTTTATTGATATCGATATAAACGTGCGCCCCAAGTGCCTTAACGTCCTGAGCGATGTCATCACCCCGTCCTACCGCGACCACACGAAATCCCATTTTTCGCGCATATTGCAATGCGAGATGGCCAAGCCCACCCACACCCTGAATGACCACGGTATCACCCGCCTGGGCCCGGGATTTTCTTAACGCGTTGAAAGTAGCAATACCGGCGCAGAGCAAGGGGGCGGCGTCTACGGAAGAGAGGTCTTCCGGGATAGCCACCAGCCCCGTGGCTCTTGCAAGCATATACTCCGCATACCCGCCATCACGCGAACTGCCGGTGACTGGCTGATTTTGACAAAGATTAAAGTGACCAAGACGGCACTGCTCACAGGCGTTACAGTGCCCGCCCAGACGGCCAATACCGACACGCTGTCCTGGTTTTAAATAAGCCGGGACCTGCTCTGACACTTGAACGATAGTACCCACCACCTCGTGGCCGGGTACTCGAGGATACTCTACCCCTTTCTCAAGTCCTTCAATGGCCCCCGTATCAGCACCACAGATGCCACAAGCTTCCACTTTTATCAGCACCTCGCCTGGGCCGGGAACCGGTATCACACGTTCGACCATTTCCAGTTGACCTGGAGTTGTGACTTGCATGGCTTTATATGTCTTTTTCATTACGTCTCTCCTTGTCATTTCATTCGGAAATGGATCCGGTGTTTGATGCCATCTTTGCCGTCAGTCGGTTAACACCTTCTCGTGCCGCTTCAATAGCACCCGCGAGATAGCCGGGAACCGTCGCAGACCATTCACTGGCAATGCCTGTCAGGCAATGCGCCCACTCACCTTCGGCAGGAAAAGCAGGGGGAGCATGATGCTCTGCCTGTAACACTAAATCGTGTGGCGTGGCCGTAAAGGGATCGGCTGACCAGTCTTTAAGAAACTCAGCAATGGGAAACGCGGCTTTATCACCAAATAGCCTGACCATCTGCGCACGGCACAGTGAAAGCACGGTATCTTCCCCAAGCGACTGGCGAGATTGCGCGGGAATGCCGAGAAAACCAAAAAGGGCATTGACCCCACCAGGCACGGATACGTCATGCAACTCACCCAGCGGGCCGACCATACTTCGCCCTTCACCGGACAGCCCATCTGCCGTCCAGAATGATTCATCATAGAGCGCAATATATTTTGCCTGCGGTGCCATCCACGTGCCGGTATGCCCCCAGTCGTCTGTTAATTTTTTGGGTAGTGAAGGGGTAAAGTGAATAGTGTTAGCCAGCATGGGAGGCAACGCCAACAGCAGATGTTCGGCCTGTACGACGAGATGCTCACCGCTCATTGTGATGCCTCGTAGCGTGATCTGTTCGTCCGCACGTTCGGCATGGGTGATACGCACGCCGGTGAAGATATTTTCTGCTGGCAACCGTTGTTGAAGTTTTTCTATCACCTGAGACATGCCATCACGCACACGCATGGCAGGAGGGGAAGAGACATATCCGGGGTGGCGAGAAATCGAACCGATGGAGCGTTCATACAACAAATCACCCGCTTCATTTTGCGGGATAAGCGCAACACCCAATTCCGCGAGCACCCTGACCACATCAGGCTGTACGGCAGGCCAGATCCAGGTTGCACCTAAATCAACGCCCGTATTTCCGGCCTGCTGGATGCGCCCTCCAGTAAACTCCCTACCTTCAAGCAAGAGATAATTGATATTGGCTCGCTCCAGCAGACTGGCGGCATATAAGCCACTTAAGCCCGCGCCGACGATAGATACCTGCGTTTTTATCATTGTGCGGTTTCCTGCATTGCTGAAAGATGGCCTTTTTTTATATACAACAACGTATTGTCCGATCCGGCACTGAACACCAGCGATTGTGCGACGGGAATGCGTAGCCAGCTTCCTTTCCCGTGAATGCCATTTCCCTCGATCAGGGCGCCCTCCAGAATGAACAGTTCTGCACCACCGATTAGCGCAGGCTCAAACAGCAGCGTCCCGGTCATCAGGCTCAGCAGGGCGGCGCTCTCTTGTTCGTTTTCAAACAGAGGGCAAATTTTTAATTCGCCATCCTCATACCAGTTCACAGCATCACGGGTATCAATACGAACTCGTGGGTGCTTGCCCGTCATCATCTGCCCAAGTTTGACGAAAATCGTAGTACCATTTTGGCTATGAGGTTGATGAGAGGAACCCGGCGGATTTCGTAAATACCACCCGGCAGGGTAATTGCTCTCCCCTTCGGAAAATTGACCAGCCAAAACCAGAATTTCTTCTCCACCCGGATGGCGATGGAAAGGGAATGTCGTTTCAGGAAGATAGCGAACAATACTGGTGGCGCGTGCAACCTCTCCACCGATCCGATCCAGCATCACTCGATCAACACCCGCTTGTGGCGAGTTAACCCATTTATAATCTTCATTGGCTATAGTGACTCGCCGGTTAAAATCGTGGTTAATCAACATCCTGAAATCCAGAGGTATCAATAAAAAGTGACTCTCCTACAGGAGAGTCACGGAGCGAAGGTTATTTTGGCAATGCGTCAAACGCATCGAGGGCATGGCTTGAGTAGACCAGCGCAGCTCCCGTATTCAGGGTAATAGCGACAGCTAACGCCTCTGCAATCTCTTCACGTGTTGCGCCATGTTTCGCAGCAGCTTCTGCATGAACAGACAAACAACCATCGCAGCGCGTGGTGATAGCAACCGCCAGCGCAATCAGTTCATGGGTTTTGGCATCCAGATGCCCGGACGCTGCGGCACCTTTCTCCATTTTGTCGATACCCTGCATAAACTCAGGCTGCAGGCCCGCAAATTTACCGACGGCAGAGCGTAATTCTTTACGCAGTTCAGTCCAGTCCAGATACATGTAAACCTCTTTAAGCGTTAGGGTGATTACGCAACAGCGTAGATACGCACATCAGGTGCGCTGTTCAGATAAGGTTTCAGCGCTTCAACTACATCGTCGGTGAAGAGCTGAGAACTCAGGTAAGCCTGCGCCTGTTGTTCAGTTTTAAAACCATGCAGAACCTGAACGTCTTCTTTGCGCACCAGCAGTTCTTTTGATACCGCACCTTCAATGTTGCTGAGGAAAGGTGCTTTATATTTTTGGTACACCGCTGCTGCCGCAGCACGGTTGTGTTCACTGATATCCAACGTAATTTGCAAATAAGCCATGGTTAACTCCTGGATTCGATTAATTACCGGTCGGTCATAAATACAGCCGAACGCGTCTCAAATGTTGCACGGTGTCAGGCCTCTTCATCCTCTCCCGGATAAGAAAACAGAAAGAAAATCTTTTTGTTTAAATCTGACTCATAGCTAAGCCATTTGAGAGGTTTGTTATGATCACCCTCACCGTTTCTGCATTATGTTAATGATCTTCAACCGAAACAAATGAGATAATCTTGATTATATAAAAAGGTTTTCTATCTAATATGAAGATACCCACTCATCTCAATGCATTACGCGCCTTCGAAGCCAGCGCCCGTCACCAGAGCTTCTCCCTGGCAGCCGAAGAGTTGAATGTTACCCCTGCAGCCGTCGGCCAGTTGGTGCGTTCCCTGGAGGACGTGGTGGGTTACCCGCTATTCCATCGCAGCAATAACCGACGTGCCGCCCTGGTGCTAACGGAACCCGCGATACGCGCATTACCCGACATCCGCGCCGGATTTCAAAGCCTGAACCTTGGGATGACGCTTCTGCGTGAAGGCGCAACAAATGGCATTCTCAATGTCACGATCAGCCCCGCCTTTGCAGCGAAATGGTTGCTACCACGAATTGAAGATTTCCAGATCCGCTGGCCAGACATTGATGTTCGTCTTGAAACCAGTCTTAAAATCCTCGATTTCACCGCACAGGGTATAGACGTGGGGATTCGTTACGGGTTGGGTCAGTGGGAAGGATTACAGGCAGAACTATTGATGTCCGAAGAAGTGTTCCCGGTTTGTGCGCCGTCAATGATGTCTTTAAATCCGGCCCTAAATTGCCTGACTGGCGTCCCGGAACAGACGCTGATCCACGACCTGTCGATGGAACATCACAAAGATTTTATTACCTGGGAGCAATGGCTAAAGCGTTTCAATGTCCAGGCGATTGCCCGAAAACCCGGGCTCAGAATCAATAACTCAGCGGCAGTTTTGCAGGCCGCGATTGATGGGCATGGCATTGCGCTGGCACGTAGCATCATGGTTGAAGATGACCTTAAAAGTGGTCGTCTGGTCCGACTTTGTCCTGAGGTGTCACTGCCCAGCCCGCTGGCCTATTACCTCGTATATCGCCCCGGTTGCGACAGCCTTCCTAAGATTGCCTGGTTCCGCGAATGGGTTATCCAGCAAGCGGAAATTGTTAACCATAAACGCTCCCCTACGGAATGATATTATCCCGGCAACATTAAGGCTACTACGATTAATGCTTAGGAATTAATCAAACATGTGCATAAATAGCCATCGTTTAATTTAGTAATAATTCGATGGCTACAAAGGCTAAATAACATGTATAGCTCTGAGTAAAAAATAAATAGCCGCACCTAATAGCATGCTGGCAAAGATAATGTTAAGTACGCGCTGCCGTTTTTTGAGGCGATTAACTACACTTGCACCTCCCCATCCACCAACCGCCCCGCCAATAATCAACCACATAACGTAACTGATATCTATTGGATGCGAAGGACTGTAACTTAATGCGGTAATCGACCCCATAAAACTAATAATCAACAGGGATGTAGCAATTGCCTTCACCACACTAAAATGGAACTCATAAACCAGTAAAGGAACAACCAAAAAACCGCCACCAATCCCTAATAACCCAGATAAACCACCCGCAAGCAGGGTGAATAACCATGAGCGGATTGAAGAAGAATGAGTGCAATTTTTTATAATACGACTATTTGCACTCGTTCGCTTTGTAAATATTTTCAACGAAACAAACATCATGACGATGCTAAAAGCGCCCGAAGAAAGTTATTTCACAGTACAGCGATTTTATTTTTCATGACCCCAACTCACCGCACATTGGCTCTCAAAATCCGAAACTGACGCTGGCCGTTTTTACGGATTACAATTGCCTTTACTGCAAAAAGTTTGATCCTTACCTGGAAAAGATTGTTGAAAAATATCCAGATGTTGCTGTGGTATTCAAGTTCTTACCCTAT is part of the Klebsiella huaxiensis genome and encodes:
- a CDS encoding aminotransferase-like domain-containing protein yields the protein MSDIKIAKKVQNLQSSAIRELLKHSKMEGVISLGGGIPNPELFEREGLQMAMDNVLTHSWKDAFQYGLSEGNPELRQLICHLLLKRMIVCDVDDVVVTSGSQQSLDILARALINPGDVIVVEKPTYLAALQIFQLAEANLATVGTDADGMIVDELEQLIKTTTIKAVYIVPTFGNPGGVTLSGERRKQLVELSKRYNFVIIEDDPYGEINFTEQMFKPLKAYAKEMDNTENVIYTSTFSKILTPGARVGWVIVPDWLKKAVVNLKQATDLHTSALSQSLTYHYLLTGRLETQIEIIRESYKQKCQTLSDQLEKELGDHLTFHKPKGGMFLWAKFKYEMNTTEWLSKTLSQGVVYVPGEFFYCNQPDRSTLRMSYVTVSDEHLKEAVLRLKRSLNELPS
- a CDS encoding amino acid permease — its product is MSVGINNEVINKKNIPFTMYDLGWVVLCIGAAIGSGIVFFPLQVGLKGVWVFALAVILGYPAVFYMQKLFIETMARSDEHDSYLSIITSYVGSRWGVFLGALYSITMLKSMVEYALAITNDSASYLKTFGLTTQTLSEHWWWSLLLIAGLSLVASKGEKMLFKVSGSMIAVKLVIIVAIGFVVVPFWDLNNIGELPSISHLVVGTFPTLPFAIFSIMFVGILNPMNIAYKKREEDKEVAKYKVLRVHKVAYVILVATVLLFVVSIVLSISEADALRAYQDNISALALAAKVIPGATVKYMSVILNVFSIVTAFLALYLAVHESFVGLIKVAAEKVFKQKNNSEKFNTVTAFFMVVLVLWLIVLTNFPILKVFVFGGVTYGLISCIVPGVIILKNDKFVDLRGASVYYVILIGMLMCIGPFVMLFS
- a CDS encoding LysR family transcriptional regulator produces the protein MTIPLTIKQIEMLVKISEGKGVSEAARLLNLTPSAVSKGLAVMEEKLGVSLIQRTTRTFQLTDVGEYFVSRASELLNEFDDIVNTTSGYFNHPHGVLKITCSVAFGYAHLIDIFEEYRKKNHDAELILDLDDHLINLNENNVDIALRITATPPQNYAARKLSKISWMYCASPAYLQRMGTPTKRVELTSHECLVYPGLTPTLRTDKPLQHSHREIKAKTPVQANSSLILLKAALSGQGIAWLPSYLFSKHITSGELVPLKLDGKYAYPTHSLYALYFPSKFRNPKVRSFIDFLIEEKQPWNAWENDIEALS
- a CDS encoding DUF2474 domain-containing protein; the encoded protein is MKPLAEKRRFIFWKGVVWMIVIWALSVLALGVVSMVFRFLMSAAGMKA
- the cydB gene encoding cytochrome d ubiquinol oxidase subunit II yields the protein MIDLSLVWFGIIIFSTLMYIVMDGFDLGIGIIFPFNKDASERDLMINTVAPVWDGNETWLVMGGASLYGAFPLAYAVIADALAAPLTLMLIGLIFRGVAFEFRFKAPPAHRQHWDKAFIAGSVLATFMQGVVVGSLINGLPVNGREYAGSPLIWLEPFALFCGAGLVIAYGVLGSTWLIMKTEGRLQKKMFRLTLPLLTALLLVIGIISVWTPLTHPAIAKRWLTLPNLFWFLPVPVLVLISFWGVIQGIRKNAHYTPFLLTLLLIFLGFSGLGISIWPNIIPPSVTIYQAASAEISLAFMLAGSLPVLPVILGYTFWSYYVFRGKVRAGEGYH
- a CDS encoding cytochrome ubiquinol oxidase subunit I, with amino-acid sequence MFGLDAFHLARIQFAFTVSFHIIFPAITIGLASYLVVLEGMWLKTRQGIYEDLYHFWSKVFAVNFGMGVVSGLVMAYQFGTNWSGFSQFAGSITGPLLTYEVLTAFFLEAGFLGVMLFGRNKVGPGLHFFATCMVALGTLISTFWILASNSWMHTPQGYIIENGVVVPQDWLKIVLNPSFPWRLVHMTTAAFLASAFFVGASGAWHLLKGNDTPAIRKMFSMALWMALIVPPIQAFLGDGHGLNTLEYQPAKIAAIEGHWENRPGEATPLILFGVPDMAQERTKYAVEIPYLGSLILTHSLTKQVPALKSYPAADRPNSLVVFWSFRLMVGLGLFMIAQGFFSLWLRYKKRLYHYRPFLWFALLMGPSGLIAILAGWFTTEIGRQPWVVYGVQRTRDAVSAHGDLHMSLSLLAFIVVYSSVFGVGYLYMMQLIKQGPVEGEGHQAVEGGPGQMNTPARPLSAMNHAEGGSQND